The Deltaproteobacteria bacterium genome contains a region encoding:
- a CDS encoding peptidyl-prolyl cis-trans isomerase, producing MRRSGPPALHFLAMGVALFTLERVAVPRRPPGPPPPPAAPLLTPDRLAQLRTDFTRQAGVPPTADEEQALAAQAIDDEILYREALVHRLDRDDRSIRYRLAEKMRFLSDGQEGDGDEERFYQDALALHLDREDLFIRRMLATKMRLLAERREADPAPDDAALEAYLDLHADRYREPERTSLWHVFVSSARGTACERDARALLARLRADAMPTTAPLGDPFPFGAYVRAASPRELAQHFGEAFAAGVARLPVGEWAGPVASPYGLHLVRVEAREPGRVSPLAAVRARVLAEIREERRRERLAAAMAALRAKYGVQHAGAAQESRG from the coding sequence ATGCGCCGGAGCGGGCCACCCGCGCTCCACTTCCTGGCGATGGGAGTGGCGCTGTTCACCCTCGAGCGCGTCGCCGTCCCGCGCCGGCCGCCAGGGCCGCCGCCTCCTCCCGCGGCCCCGCTCCTCACCCCCGATCGCCTCGCGCAGCTCCGCACCGACTTCACCCGGCAAGCGGGCGTGCCCCCGACCGCGGACGAGGAGCAGGCCCTGGCCGCACAGGCGATCGACGACGAGATCCTGTACCGCGAGGCGCTCGTCCACAGGCTCGACCGGGACGACCGCAGCATACGCTATCGGCTCGCGGAGAAGATGCGCTTCCTCAGCGATGGCCAGGAGGGCGACGGGGACGAAGAGCGCTTCTACCAGGATGCGCTCGCGCTCCACCTCGACCGCGAGGACCTCTTCATCCGCCGCATGCTCGCCACGAAGATGCGGCTTCTCGCCGAGCGCCGCGAAGCGGACCCGGCGCCGGACGATGCGGCGCTCGAGGCCTACCTCGACCTGCACGCCGACCGCTACCGCGAGCCGGAGCGGACGAGCCTGTGGCACGTGTTCGTCTCGTCCGCGCGCGGCACGGCGTGCGAGCGCGATGCGCGGGCGCTGCTCGCCCGGCTCCGCGCGGATGCGATGCCGACGACCGCGCCCCTGGGCGATCCCTTCCCGTTCGGCGCGTACGTCCGGGCCGCGTCGCCTCGCGAGCTCGCGCAGCACTTCGGGGAGGCGTTCGCCGCAGGCGTCGCCCGGCTGCCCGTCGGCGAGTGGGCCGGCCCGGTAGCTTCCCCGTACGGTCTCCACCTCGTGCGCGTGGAGGCGCGGGAGCCCGGGCGCGTGTCACCGCTCGCCGCCGTCCGGGCGCGCGTGCTGGCGGAGATCCGCGAGGAGCGCCGCCGCGAGCGGCTGGCGGCGGCGATGGCGGCGCTCCGGGCGAAGTACGGGGTGCAGCATGCCGGTGCCGCGCAGGAGTCGCGCGGATGA